A window from Opitutia bacterium ISCC 52 encodes these proteins:
- a CDS encoding sugar porter family MFS transporter → MSSSGSNPRLFLWAITSALAGFIFGFDTVVISGAEQTIQELWGLSAGMHGWVMSMALWGTVLGALVGGWPTDRFGRKQTLIWIGALYFLSALGSAMAPDAYTLMIARFIGGIGIGVSTVAAPLYIAEISPADKRGRLAGMFQFNIVFGILVAFLSNYLLGGLGENAWRWMLGVEAIPAIIYTVMCFSLPESPRWLIGKKNDLAAGTEVLKTIHPEFTPEELSAKAEEIAEAPAKTSASSGFWSARLRVPILLAFFIAFYNQLSGINAVLYFAPRIFELTGLESKAALLQSVGIGITNLVFTFVGLWLIDRAGRKTLLIIGSFGYILSLGLCAWAFASENFAIVPVCIFAFIAAHAVGQGAVIWVFIGEIFPNKDRAQGQALGSSTHWIFAALLTLFFPKMVTAFSPSIVFGFFAFMMVLQLIWVKVWVPETRGVPLEKIEKS, encoded by the coding sequence ATGTCATCATCTGGATCTAATCCTCGTCTCTTTCTTTGGGCTATAACGTCTGCGCTCGCTGGATTTATCTTTGGCTTTGACACCGTTGTCATTTCCGGGGCCGAACAAACGATACAGGAGTTATGGGGTCTCAGTGCTGGTATGCATGGCTGGGTTATGAGTATGGCCCTTTGGGGAACGGTTCTAGGTGCTTTGGTTGGCGGATGGCCAACCGATCGATTTGGTCGTAAGCAAACGCTTATTTGGATTGGTGCTTTATACTTTTTATCTGCGTTAGGATCAGCAATGGCTCCCGATGCCTATACGCTAATGATCGCCCGTTTCATTGGAGGAATAGGAATTGGCGTATCCACTGTAGCTGCTCCGCTTTATATTGCTGAGATTTCCCCTGCAGACAAACGTGGACGGCTGGCCGGCATGTTTCAGTTTAACATCGTATTCGGGATTCTTGTAGCCTTTCTCTCGAATTATCTGCTTGGCGGTTTGGGCGAAAATGCCTGGCGCTGGATGCTCGGTGTGGAGGCTATACCGGCTATCATATACACAGTTATGTGTTTTAGCCTTCCTGAAAGTCCGCGTTGGTTGATCGGCAAGAAAAATGACCTGGCAGCTGGCACAGAGGTATTGAAAACAATTCACCCTGAATTCACGCCAGAGGAACTGTCGGCGAAGGCAGAAGAGATCGCTGAGGCGCCTGCTAAGACATCGGCTTCATCTGGATTTTGGAGTGCTCGTTTGAGAGTTCCCATTCTGTTGGCATTTTTCATCGCCTTCTATAATCAGCTATCCGGGATCAATGCGGTGTTGTATTTCGCACCGCGAATTTTTGAACTGACGGGTCTTGAATCCAAAGCAGCATTACTTCAATCGGTCGGAATTGGGATTACCAACTTGGTTTTTACCTTTGTAGGACTGTGGCTGATTGATCGGGCAGGTAGGAAGACTTTGCTGATTATTGGATCTTTCGGTTATATTCTATCTTTAGGTCTTTGTGCTTGGGCGTTTGCGTCTGAAAACTTTGCCATCGTACCAGTCTGTATCTTTGCGTTCATTGCAGCTCATGCCGTTGGGCAAGGGGCAGTCATTTGGGTGTTTATTGGAGAAATCTTTCCCAATAAGGACCGCGCTCAAGGACAAGCTCTTGGTAGCTCCACGCACTGGATCTTTGCGGCGCTGCTTACATTATTCTTTCCCAAAATGGTGACTGCATTTTCTCCTTCCATCGTGTTTGGGTTCTTTGCATTTATGATGGTGCTGCAGTTGATCTGGGTAAAAGTTTGGGTTCCGGAAACAAGAGGAGTTCCACTTGAGAAGATTGAAAAAAGCTAG
- a CDS encoding aminoglycoside phosphotransferase family protein, with protein sequence MSESFIDQLRADGLITGSSATLEPMKGGVSSDIYLLRDGERSMVVKRALPKLKVESDWFADVTRNETEWRFMKHVAKTNPSSVPEIISTGKDYFAMEYMGEEFANWKVSMLCGRFSTECARMAGVFLSDVHRHSRENDALAQEFDKMDAFWQLRIEPYFIAASEQHPELDTIFLEESERLGSANLALVHGDFSPKNILVSKDRMVVLDCEVANYGDPAFDVAFLLSHLFLKILYHRNYYKEMRSSVNAFLEAYGVFSLDFEARAGRLLLLLLMARVDGKSPVEYLTAESSKLYLRSFVRLQLIQNSKGLGDILEDWESGIKALRV encoded by the coding sequence ATGAGTGAATCGTTTATTGATCAGCTTCGAGCAGACGGATTGATAACAGGCAGCTCCGCCACTTTGGAGCCCATGAAGGGAGGCGTCTCTTCTGATATATACTTACTCCGTGACGGAGAGCGATCAATGGTTGTAAAGCGTGCCTTGCCAAAACTGAAGGTTGAATCTGATTGGTTTGCAGATGTGACACGGAATGAAACCGAATGGCGGTTCATGAAGCACGTTGCCAAAACGAACCCGTCTTCTGTGCCTGAAATCATTTCTACCGGAAAAGATTATTTTGCGATGGAGTATATGGGGGAGGAATTTGCTAATTGGAAAGTCTCCATGCTTTGTGGTCGTTTTTCTACCGAATGCGCAAGAATGGCAGGGGTATTTCTTAGTGACGTACATCGTCATTCGAGAGAGAATGATGCACTTGCTCAGGAGTTCGATAAGATGGACGCCTTCTGGCAGCTCAGGATTGAGCCTTATTTCATCGCGGCTAGTGAGCAGCATCCGGAATTGGATACCATATTCCTAGAAGAATCCGAGAGGTTAGGATCTGCCAATTTGGCTCTGGTTCATGGAGACTTCAGTCCGAAAAACATTCTTGTATCAAAGGATCGTATGGTAGTCCTGGATTGTGAAGTAGCCAATTACGGTGATCCAGCTTTTGATGTCGCGTTTTTGCTCTCTCATCTGTTTCTGAAAATACTGTATCATAGAAATTACTACAAAGAAATGCGATCTTCCGTAAATGCATTTCTTGAAGCCTATGGGGTCTTTAGCTTAGACTTTGAAGCTCGAGCAGGTCGACTGTTGTTATTGTTGCTGATGGCACGAGTGGATGGGAAATCTCCTGTGGAATATTTAACCGCTGAGTCTTCCAAACTTTACCTCCGGTCATTCGTACGGCTTCAATTGATACAGAATTCCAAAGGCCTGGGGGATATTCTCGAAGATTGGGAGTCTGGTATTAAAGCTCTCCGCGTTTAG
- the eno gene encoding phosphopyruvate hydratase produces the protein MKITSLKAFQIYDSRGFPTVECHLELADGSCGVGIVPSGASTGQFEAWELRDGDVNHLQGKSVLKAISNIEDEIAAGIKGMDAFSQEEVDQRMILLDGTANKSRLGANAILGVSMAVANAAANSSGKPLFDYLGKGEGTLLPLPEIQLIGGGAHAAWRTDIQDFLLMAIGAKSYAETLEMTFNVYHTAGRLLKEKGNLAGIADEGGYWPSFSSHEEIFSFVIEAIAAAGYEPGVDLAISLDVAASDLYNEKAGVYRLPLDKAEYSPDEFITLQIGWCDRFPVVSIEDPLADTDWKAWKRYNETLGNRLQIIGDDLFTTNTGRIQKGIQQGVANSVLIKLNQIGTVSETIEAIRQTQAAGWNPVVSARSGETEDAFISHLAVATNAGQLKVGSFARSERMVKWNEVLRIEHQLGERAEFKGGSILQ, from the coding sequence ATGAAAATTACTTCTCTGAAGGCTTTTCAGATTTATGATTCTCGTGGGTTTCCTACGGTAGAATGCCACTTAGAGTTGGCGGATGGGAGCTGTGGAGTCGGTATAGTTCCGTCTGGTGCTTCTACTGGGCAATTTGAAGCCTGGGAATTAAGGGATGGTGATGTGAATCATTTGCAGGGGAAATCAGTTTTAAAGGCGATTTCCAATATCGAGGATGAGATAGCAGCCGGCATTAAGGGAATGGATGCTTTTAGCCAGGAGGAGGTTGATCAACGCATGATTCTGCTTGATGGAACTGCTAACAAAAGTCGACTGGGAGCCAACGCTATCCTGGGTGTCTCCATGGCAGTAGCGAATGCCGCAGCCAATTCTAGTGGGAAACCCTTATTTGACTACCTTGGAAAAGGTGAAGGAACTCTTCTTCCGCTTCCAGAAATTCAATTGATAGGTGGAGGCGCACATGCTGCATGGCGTACTGATATTCAAGATTTTCTTCTAATGGCGATCGGTGCAAAATCCTATGCTGAAACGCTGGAAATGACATTCAATGTCTATCATACGGCTGGTCGCTTATTAAAAGAAAAGGGCAACTTGGCTGGGATAGCAGATGAAGGGGGTTACTGGCCCAGTTTTTCTTCTCATGAAGAAATCTTTTCATTCGTGATAGAAGCCATTGCTGCAGCTGGTTATGAGCCAGGAGTAGATTTAGCTATCTCTTTGGATGTGGCTGCGAGTGATTTATATAATGAGAAAGCAGGAGTGTATCGTTTGCCGTTGGACAAAGCGGAATATTCGCCCGATGAGTTTATCACTCTACAAATAGGTTGGTGTGACCGCTTTCCAGTAGTCTCTATTGAAGATCCTCTAGCGGACACTGATTGGAAAGCTTGGAAACGATACAATGAAACCTTGGGGAACCGTCTCCAGATTATCGGGGATGATTTATTTACGACGAATACCGGCCGTATCCAGAAAGGAATACAGCAGGGGGTGGCTAATTCGGTTTTGATCAAACTTAACCAAATCGGGACCGTTTCTGAAACGATTGAAGCTATTCGACAGACTCAGGCAGCGGGTTGGAATCCGGTTGTGAGTGCACGCTCGGGAGAAACTGAGGACGCTTTTATTAGTCACCTCGCTGTGGCTACCAATGCTGGGCAGTTGAAAGTGGGATCATTTGCCCGTAGCGAGCGTATGGTCAAATGGAACGAGGTTTTGCGCATTGAACATCAACTGGGCGAAAGAGCAGAGTTTAAAGGCGGTTCAATATTACAATAA
- a CDS encoding PQQ-like beta-propeller repeat protein, whose protein sequence is MKCSVLFLILLLSSFSAGCKKQTESIAHNWPQFRGPGAGGLDTTLPTPASWDVETGENVLFRTPIPGLAHSAPIIWGDRVYLTTAVGPGEAELKIGLYGAIEAAEDQGHHEWRLLSLDRQSGEVIFDKLAHDGIPQSLRHTKGTHCNSTPATNGDYIVAYLGSEGLFCFDMDGELVWKKDLGNMDAGYFKVKTAQWGFASSPVIHDGKVIVQCDVQEDAFLAVFDIENGEELWRTARSDVPTWSTPAVVDVSGKTQILVNGWHHIGAYDFKTGEEIWKLDGGGDIPVPTPILGEGMAYFTSAHGIYRPMRGIRYSATGDITPPDIQETNDAIAWVHHRRGNYMQTPILIGERLFGCDDRGTLTCFNAQDGAILFSERLKGNGFTASPVSDGIHLYVTSEFGKIWVVKVGDAYEEVGIYELGDNCLATPAISNGTLYFRTQSSLLAIAENG, encoded by the coding sequence ATGAAGTGCTCTGTTTTATTTCTCATCCTGTTGTTAAGTTCATTCTCTGCGGGCTGCAAAAAGCAAACTGAATCTATAGCCCATAATTGGCCTCAGTTTCGGGGACCCGGAGCCGGTGGCCTCGACACCACGCTTCCTACGCCAGCAAGCTGGGATGTTGAAACTGGTGAAAATGTATTATTCCGAACGCCGATTCCGGGCCTCGCTCATTCGGCTCCGATTATTTGGGGCGATCGTGTGTATCTGACAACAGCAGTAGGGCCAGGCGAGGCGGAACTGAAGATCGGGCTTTATGGGGCCATTGAAGCAGCCGAAGATCAAGGGCACCATGAATGGCGACTGTTGTCGTTGGATCGTCAATCGGGTGAAGTGATTTTTGACAAACTGGCTCACGATGGAATTCCCCAAAGTCTACGCCACACAAAAGGAACCCATTGCAATTCAACACCTGCTACTAATGGTGACTACATCGTAGCCTATCTGGGGTCAGAAGGACTGTTCTGTTTCGATATGGACGGAGAATTGGTTTGGAAGAAAGACCTTGGGAATATGGATGCGGGTTACTTTAAGGTGAAGACGGCCCAATGGGGTTTTGCTAGCTCGCCCGTAATTCATGATGGCAAGGTGATTGTTCAATGTGACGTTCAGGAAGATGCATTTTTGGCGGTCTTTGACATTGAGAATGGTGAAGAGTTGTGGCGCACAGCTCGGAGTGATGTACCCACTTGGAGCACCCCTGCTGTAGTGGATGTTTCGGGTAAGACCCAGATTCTGGTGAATGGTTGGCATCACATAGGCGCTTATGATTTCAAAACAGGTGAAGAGATCTGGAAACTGGATGGAGGAGGGGATATACCCGTTCCGACACCCATCCTTGGAGAGGGCATGGCCTACTTCACTAGTGCTCACGGAATCTATCGCCCTATGCGCGGTATCCGATATTCTGCTACGGGAGACATAACGCCTCCCGATATACAAGAAACAAACGATGCGATCGCCTGGGTACATCATCGGCGTGGAAACTACATGCAGACTCCCATCCTGATTGGTGAGAGGCTCTTCGGTTGCGATGATCGAGGGACGCTTACCTGTTTTAACGCGCAGGACGGAGCCATCCTTTTTAGTGAGCGCCTGAAAGGAAATGGATTTACTGCTTCACCGGTTTCGGATGGCATTCACCTCTACGTTACAAGTGAATTTGGAAAAATCTGGGTGGTGAAAGTAGGGGATGCATATGAGGAAGTCGGGATTTATGAGTTAGGTGACAATTGCCTGGCTACTCCAGCGATCTCTAATGGAACCTTGTATTTCCGCACTCAGAGCTCTCTGCTGGCAATTGCTGAAAATGGGTAA
- a CDS encoding MFS transporter, producing MLEASDSPGEFSFWRRFSIMVALVISGELIFILPFVLVRIFRPTYLDVFGLTNAELGTAFSLLGIVAMIAYVPGGIIADRFTARRLMSLALVITASGGLYLRTIPGIVELRILYTFWGVSTMLLFWAAMLRATRECGGRSSQGRAFGFLDGGRGLTAASFASGSVIIFSLLLPSDAGLATLKERTAALKQIITIFTLMVFLAALLVWILVPDRIASDVNKSSNRLSLEGIRKILPMPTLWLLSLIVVSAYVGMKSVAFFSQYASDVFGYDDVAAAHLGTVSFWVRPFAAIGAGFMGDRFGNSRMIVLSFLVVILGGLIFASNILEAGIYWTIVGTVVFTNIGIYALRGIYFSLFQEARMPMVYTGSAIGLISVIGYSPDIFSAYVFGLLIDSSPGALGYQYVFGLVAVFALIGLVATVYFQRLVKSK from the coding sequence ATGCTTGAAGCATCCGATTCTCCAGGGGAATTCTCATTTTGGCGGCGATTCTCCATTATGGTCGCACTCGTGATATCGGGTGAATTGATCTTTATCTTACCGTTTGTCCTCGTCCGTATTTTTCGCCCAACCTACTTGGACGTGTTTGGATTGACGAATGCGGAACTAGGTACGGCTTTCTCTTTATTAGGTATTGTGGCGATGATTGCCTATGTACCGGGGGGAATCATTGCCGATCGTTTTACGGCACGCCGGCTTATGTCTCTTGCTCTCGTTATTACCGCGTCAGGTGGATTATACTTAAGAACGATTCCCGGTATAGTGGAGCTACGAATTCTTTATACGTTTTGGGGAGTCTCGACGATGCTCTTATTTTGGGCTGCCATGCTTCGTGCTACTCGGGAGTGTGGAGGTCGTAGCAGTCAGGGGCGCGCTTTTGGTTTTCTTGATGGAGGCCGTGGGCTCACCGCTGCCAGCTTTGCCAGCGGATCGGTGATTATTTTTTCACTGTTGCTTCCTTCCGATGCCGGACTGGCGACTTTGAAAGAGCGTACGGCTGCCTTAAAGCAGATCATTACGATATTCACCCTTATGGTATTTCTGGCCGCACTACTGGTATGGATTCTGGTTCCCGATCGCATTGCGAGTGATGTCAATAAATCAAGCAATCGATTGAGTCTGGAAGGCATACGCAAGATCCTGCCAATGCCAACCTTGTGGTTGCTCTCATTGATCGTTGTGAGTGCTTATGTGGGCATGAAAAGCGTGGCCTTCTTTTCTCAATACGCCAGCGATGTGTTTGGCTACGACGACGTAGCCGCGGCCCATTTGGGAACGGTCTCATTTTGGGTTCGTCCCTTTGCGGCCATCGGTGCTGGATTCATGGGTGATCGGTTTGGAAACTCACGTATGATTGTATTGAGTTTTCTGGTGGTAATATTGGGTGGCCTTATTTTTGCTTCTAACATCCTCGAGGCTGGAATCTACTGGACGATAGTCGGAACGGTGGTTTTCACCAACATCGGGATATATGCCTTGCGGGGGATTTACTTTTCACTCTTCCAAGAGGCCAGAATGCCGATGGTATATACGGGCAGCGCCATTGGACTTATTTCTGTGATTGGGTATTCACCGGATATATTTTCTGCCTATGTGTTTGGTCTTCTAATTGATAGTTCCCCGGGTGCCTTAGGGTATCAATATGTGTTTGGATTGGTGGCTGTCTTTGCTCTCATAGGTCTGGTGGCCACTGTTTACTTCCAGAGACTCGTTAAGAGCAAGTAG
- a CDS encoding amidohydrolase family protein, which yields MFRRISLPAPLISTCIVFIAFSFNILAAQASIHAYVGAKLYPISSDPIEQGVLLVKDGHILAVGTTDEITIPDDAVITDVSGKVIMPGLVCTHSHIGQVSGADASGPIQPEVRAYDSINVRDSRIEKARAGGITTANIMPGSGHLLSGQTIYLKLRDGNSVDDLVIRTVDGTIAGGIKMANGTNPRKGAPFPGTRAKSAALVREQYIKAQEYQKKLQAAADDPEKDPPERDLGLEALVEVLEGKRVVHHHTHRHDDILTVLRLKEEFGFRLVLQHVSEAWKVADEIAAADVPCSIIYLDSPGGKLEARDIDWRNGAELEKRGVVTGFHTDDGVTDSRWFLRSAGFAVRAGMSESGALYGMTMAGALMLDLDDRIGSLTSGKDADFIVLNGNPLSVYTRIEQTWVEGEKVFDLSDPQDRLWANGGYGAGTPRTLQLCCYQHLEN from the coding sequence ATGTTTAGACGAATCTCCCTTCCTGCGCCCCTCATTTCAACCTGCATTGTTTTCATTGCTTTCAGCTTCAATATCCTGGCTGCTCAAGCATCCATTCATGCTTATGTTGGGGCGAAACTGTATCCCATTTCATCAGATCCTATTGAGCAGGGTGTCTTGCTTGTGAAAGATGGACATATACTCGCCGTAGGAACTACGGATGAGATTACCATACCAGATGATGCGGTGATTACGGACGTATCCGGCAAGGTCATAATGCCTGGCCTGGTTTGCACTCACAGTCATATTGGTCAGGTGAGCGGGGCAGACGCATCCGGTCCCATTCAACCTGAAGTTCGTGCTTATGATTCCATCAATGTACGGGATTCGCGAATCGAGAAAGCACGAGCTGGAGGAATTACAACCGCCAATATTATGCCTGGTTCCGGGCATCTTCTCAGCGGTCAAACGATTTATCTCAAATTGCGAGACGGCAATTCTGTTGATGATTTAGTGATTCGCACTGTGGACGGTACCATTGCAGGTGGAATCAAAATGGCGAATGGCACCAATCCAAGAAAAGGTGCACCCTTTCCTGGGACCCGCGCAAAGTCTGCCGCACTTGTTCGGGAACAGTATATTAAGGCTCAAGAATATCAGAAGAAACTCCAAGCTGCTGCGGATGATCCTGAGAAAGATCCTCCAGAAAGAGATTTAGGATTGGAGGCCTTGGTGGAGGTGCTCGAAGGCAAGCGAGTCGTGCACCATCATACACATCGGCATGATGACATTTTGACGGTGCTTCGATTAAAGGAAGAGTTTGGTTTTCGTTTGGTGCTGCAGCATGTCAGTGAGGCCTGGAAGGTGGCGGATGAAATTGCCGCTGCTGATGTTCCTTGTTCGATCATTTATTTAGACAGTCCGGGAGGAAAACTGGAGGCCAGGGATATTGATTGGCGGAACGGAGCTGAACTCGAAAAGCGCGGAGTGGTTACGGGGTTTCATACAGATGATGGCGTTACGGATTCTCGTTGGTTCTTAAGGTCAGCAGGGTTTGCCGTGCGAGCCGGCATGTCAGAAAGCGGTGCCCTCTATGGCATGACAATGGCTGGAGCGCTTATGCTGGATTTGGATGATCGCATTGGGTCGCTTACGTCAGGAAAAGATGCAGACTTTATTGTCCTCAACGGAAATCCCCTAAGTGTTTACACGCGTATCGAGCAAACCTGGGTCGAAGGTGAGAAAGTCTTTGATCTATCAGATCCACAAGATCGACTCTGGGCTAACGGAGGTTACGGAGCGGGTACCCCTAGAACCTTGCAGCTTTGCTGTTATCAGCACTTGGAGAACTAA
- a CDS encoding amidohydrolase family protein — protein MKSKNTFICILVTFYCIAGSLSANLAVKGETVYTMADEVIKAGVVLIEDGKISQIGSADEVNIPDGWNTLSAAVVTPGLVDAHTTVGLSGMLNQAHDQEQVEKSAPMQPELRAIDAYNARDELVDWVRNLAVTTVHTGHGPGSLISGQTMILKTDQKAIGDDVMVPFAMVTGSLGTGGINREAKKSPGTRAKAIALLRTELIKADEYQAKLETAEEGKEPSRNLRLEALVDVLQGKNPLLLTAHRHQDIGAALRLAEEFGFKLILDGASEAHLMLEAIKKADVSVIVHPTMMRAGGDGENMTLEMAAILEREGIPFAIQSGFESYVPKTRVVLFEAGMAAAYGLPFEAALSSITIDAARILGVDDRVGSLEVGKDADLALFDGDPFEYVTHCTAVIINGKVVSETSR, from the coding sequence ATGAAGTCTAAAAACACATTTATTTGTATTCTAGTCACCTTCTACTGCATTGCGGGTTCGTTATCAGCCAACCTGGCGGTGAAGGGAGAAACTGTTTATACCATGGCAGATGAGGTGATCAAAGCAGGTGTTGTTTTGATTGAGGATGGCAAGATATCCCAGATAGGTAGCGCAGATGAGGTAAATATTCCAGATGGTTGGAACACGCTTTCAGCTGCTGTAGTAACCCCTGGACTCGTAGACGCTCATACCACTGTGGGGCTTTCTGGGATGCTCAATCAGGCTCATGATCAGGAGCAGGTTGAAAAGTCAGCTCCCATGCAACCGGAACTCCGTGCCATAGATGCTTACAATGCTCGAGATGAATTGGTCGATTGGGTTAGGAATCTCGCGGTTACAACGGTTCACACGGGCCACGGCCCTGGATCCCTCATTTCAGGTCAGACGATGATTCTAAAAACGGATCAGAAAGCCATAGGTGACGACGTAATGGTTCCCTTTGCCATGGTAACTGGATCATTGGGAACAGGTGGTATTAACCGTGAAGCCAAGAAGTCGCCAGGGACACGAGCAAAGGCCATTGCGCTGTTGCGAACCGAATTAATCAAAGCCGACGAATACCAGGCTAAATTAGAAACGGCGGAAGAGGGAAAAGAACCATCGCGGAATCTTAGGCTGGAAGCACTCGTTGATGTTTTGCAGGGAAAGAACCCTTTGCTTCTAACAGCACATCGGCACCAGGATATTGGCGCGGCGTTACGTTTAGCTGAGGAGTTTGGCTTTAAGCTGATTTTGGATGGTGCCAGTGAAGCGCATCTGATGTTGGAAGCCATCAAGAAGGCCGATGTGTCTGTAATCGTTCATCCCACCATGATGCGTGCTGGGGGAGATGGAGAGAATATGACTTTAGAGATGGCTGCAATTCTTGAAAGAGAGGGTATTCCTTTCGCCATACAAAGTGGATTTGAATCTTACGTTCCGAAGACCCGTGTGGTTCTATTTGAAGCAGGAATGGCTGCCGCTTATGGCCTACCATTTGAAGCTGCACTGAGCTCTATCACCATAGATGCTGCCCGAATATTGGGTGTGGACGACCGGGTCGGCTCACTTGAGGTCGGAAAGGATGCAGATTTGGCTCTGTTTGATGGGGACCCGTTTGAATACGTGACTCATTGCACCGCAGTAATTATCAATGGGAAAGTTGTCAGCGAAACGTCCCGATAA
- a CDS encoding DUF2851 family protein codes for MLAGPEFKNVVLRIDGELLHGDAELHFFESDWDAHGHGKNPAFDDVILHILVFPPKPRTSPTRCSIEHSLLFIDLLPQGLESYAEEEVLGALADGETTALEERLLILPLEQRQ; via the coding sequence TTGTTAGCGGGCCCCGAATTTAAAAACGTAGTTTTGCGCATAGATGGTGAGCTGCTGCATGGGGATGCTGAGCTACATTTTTTTGAATCTGATTGGGATGCCCATGGTCATGGGAAGAATCCAGCCTTTGACGATGTAATCTTACATATTCTCGTTTTTCCTCCGAAACCAAGGACATCGCCCACGCGCTGCAGTATAGAACACTCATTGTTATTCATAGACCTGCTTCCCCAAGGTTTGGAAAGTTATGCAGAAGAAGAAGTATTGGGTGCTTTAGCTGATGGAGAAACCACCGCACTTGAGGAGAGGCTCTTAATTCTGCCATTGGAGCAGCGCCAGTAG
- the nusA gene encoding transcription termination/antitermination protein NusA, with the protein MSSEILSVLEYMEKEKGISREDMIGAISLAIKTAAAKGVNADQELKVEIDPKTGHLEAWTLLEVVDSVSDSRTQIHIEKARLVDKEKNLGDLFEKPIDPAYLGRIAAQTARQAIIQKVRQFEKERIFDDYKDSIGDVISGIVRRRERNDLIIDLGKAEALLPAREKVFGEDYAPGERIRCLLLAIEQTNRGPELILTRAHPKFIRRLMELEVTEITDGTVVIKALAREPGYRTKIAVASKDAKVDPVGACVGARGARVKSIVRELGGEKIDIIRHFEDPEEMLAEALKPAVPINVQIDERNKRIHFEVADRDLSVAIGRRGQNARLTSRLMGWRLDISKEKVAGGFEDKKERAIAGLNQIPGISDELAERLVAVGLVSPDAFAGVEASDLVDAEFTEDEANIILTKVKEFLTQE; encoded by the coding sequence ATGAGTAGCGAAATCTTATCCGTCCTGGAATACATGGAGAAGGAAAAAGGCATCAGTCGTGAAGACATGATTGGAGCCATTTCCTTAGCTATCAAAACAGCGGCCGCGAAAGGCGTAAATGCCGATCAGGAGCTGAAGGTGGAAATCGATCCTAAAACGGGTCATCTCGAAGCTTGGACGCTACTGGAAGTCGTTGATTCAGTCAGCGATTCTAGAACCCAGATTCATATCGAGAAAGCACGCCTGGTCGACAAGGAGAAAAACCTGGGTGATTTATTCGAAAAACCAATCGATCCAGCTTACCTGGGACGCATTGCTGCGCAGACGGCTCGCCAAGCCATTATACAAAAGGTGCGGCAGTTTGAGAAAGAGCGCATTTTTGATGATTACAAAGATTCAATCGGCGATGTGATTTCCGGGATCGTGCGTCGACGTGAGCGCAATGATCTAATCATTGACCTGGGAAAAGCTGAAGCACTCTTACCAGCCCGTGAAAAGGTATTCGGTGAAGACTATGCACCCGGTGAACGCATCCGCTGCCTGCTTCTAGCCATCGAGCAAACGAATCGTGGCCCTGAGTTAATTCTCACACGCGCACACCCTAAATTTATTCGCCGTTTGATGGAACTCGAAGTCACCGAGATTACAGACGGAACCGTGGTCATTAAGGCCCTGGCTCGTGAGCCTGGTTATCGCACCAAAATTGCGGTAGCTAGTAAGGATGCTAAAGTAGATCCAGTAGGTGCTTGTGTCGGAGCTCGTGGAGCTCGCGTCAAAAGCATTGTCCGAGAGCTTGGTGGTGAGAAGATTGATATCATCCGCCATTTCGAAGATCCGGAGGAAATGTTAGCTGAAGCGTTGAAGCCAGCCGTGCCAATCAATGTTCAAATCGATGAGCGCAACAAACGCATTCATTTCGAAGTGGCAGATCGTGACCTTTCCGTTGCCATTGGCCGCCGTGGACAAAATGCGCGTTTGACCTCTCGTTTGATGGGATGGCGTCTCGACATCAGCAAAGAAAAGGTCGCTGGAGGTTTTGAAGACAAGAAAGAGCGGGCGATCGCAGGACTTAATCAAATCCCTGGTATCAGTGATGAGTTGGCCGAACGACTTGTTGCCGTAGGTCTTGTCAGTCCAGATGCATTTGCCGGAGTAGAAGCCTCTGATCTAGTGGACGCAGAATTTACAGAAGACGAAGCCAATATTATTTTAACCAAAGTTAAGGAATTCCTCACACAGGAATAA